The DNA region GCCACGCTGTTTCGGATCGCTTGCGTATCTCGAACCGTTCGTACTACTCGTACGAGTTTGAGCCGGACTACGTCATTGGTGAGTCGCTTTCGCGCCGCGCCGACCAGTACAACTACGGTTACACCTCGTTCAATGTGGGCTACTCGCTGACCGAGCGTGTGTACTCGAGCACCGACCTTACCGTCAGCGGAATCACCTACGATCAGTCATTGGTTTCGTTTTCCGAGGATCGTCTGACCTACGGTGTGGGTGAAAGCCTGCGTTATGCGGTGGACGAGAACTTCGGTCTCGACGCGACTTACCGTTGGAGCCTCACCGACTACGACAACGGTGCGGAGACCCAGTCGCACTACGCGCTGGTCGGTTTTGACTATGCGGCCGATGAGAATACAGACATCGTGGCTCGCGTGGGTGCTCAGTTCCGTCTCTCCGACGACTACGGTGACAAGACCTCGCCGTACTTCGAGGGGGCGCTTACTCACGACGTGAGCGAGGTGACCACCTTCAGCTGGCTCCACCGTTTGGGCTACGAGGAGTCCGACCTCAATGCGCTGACCACCAGCCGTTACGCTTACCGCACCAGCGCCTCGTTGAGCCGTTCGCTGACCGAGAAGCTGACTGGTAGCACTGGTCTCGTGTACTCGTACGCTGACTTTGATGGTGCGGCCTCCCGTACCGACAACTTGGTTTCCGCTCGCTTCGGTGTGAACTACGCTCTTACCCAGGCGTTCACCGTTGGTGCGAACTACTCGTTCAACATGGTGGACTCCGACGACGCGCTGCGTGACTACGACCGTCACCGCGTGAGCCTGAACCTTGGTGCTACTTTCTAAAGTGCTGAGATTCAGGATGATTGGCCGGCCATCATGGTGCGGTTGATTGCTTGATTTCAACGCCCCTCGAACCGCTTGTTCGAGGGGCGTTTTTATTTGCTTTGTGGAGGGCTGAATGGGAGTGAATTTCCCCTCCGTTTTAGTTGAGATTTTTCCTCGCGCTCGTTTGGCATCTGTCGATAATCTGCGCGACTACGACCATCCCGTGACCCTTTCCTATGGCGAACCCTCCTTACTTTAATCCCAACCGTTTTCAGCAGAATAGCCAAGAGTCCGGCCCTCAAGTCGGGGATTACTGGCAGGTGATAAGGAACCGCTATGAGGTGATTCTGCTGTCGCTGCTGCTGGTGTTGATCACCGCAGGCTTCATCACTGTAATGATGGAGGAGAAGTACGAGTCGACGGTGGTGGTTCAGTTGACGGATATCTCGCAGATGGGCGGGGATCTGACGAATACGTTGACCGAAGGTCAGAAGATGTTCGCATCGCGCAACTTCATCGCCAACCAGTTTGAGCGGATGACCTCGCAGCAGGTGTTGCAGCGTGTGGTGCGCGACGAGGATCTGGTGCAGAAGTGGGCGCTGACCGATGAGAATCAGGCGATCGCGAAACTGCGGGATTCGGTCGAGACGGAGAACCGCCGAGGAACCGACATCGTGGAGATCCGGGTGCGCGACACTGATGCGGATCTGGCGGCTCAAATAGCCAACTCGCTCTACCGTGCGTATGCCGAGGCGTTGGACGACGAGGTGAATTTGATCAACGCGCAGTCTACTGGTGACTTGGACGCGCAGTTGGACGAGCAATCAGAGAAGGTGAGCGAGGCGCGCATCAAGATGCACAATGCGATGCGTGAGCTCAAGGTGATCGATGTGGGTAAGGGCTTCTATTACTCGGATGAAGTGGTGACTCCGGAGGACCGCATCATCCAGACGGGTCAGGAGCGCTTGGCCACTCTGGAGTATGAGATTTCCGGTATGAAGTCGCAGCTCGAAGGGTTGCAGGGCTTGGAAGGTACCGATTTGATCCGTAAAGCGGCGATGCTGGGGATCGAGGATCAGACGATCCAGCGATACTATCCGATGTTCAACGACCTCCTGCTTGAGGAGCAGCAGGCCTTGGAGAGTGGCTTGGGAGCGAACCATCCGACGGTGCGTGCAATCCGTACCCAGCTTGACAGCTTGCGTGGATTGTTGATGGAAGCGGTGAGCGACGTGCGGGGGGCTCTTGAGATTCAGATCACCCAGCTGGAGAAGCGCCTTGCCGAGGCAGAGGAGAGCGAGGATGAGAAGGTGGAAGAGTACATTGCCGGTGCGTTGGACAATGCGGAGTACGAGCACTATCGCGAGGAGTACCGTACCGAGAAGGAGCTTCTCAAGGCGCTCACCATGAGCACCTACACCAAGAAGATTGAGGAGAACAAAGCGTTGCGCCCGGTGTCGGTGCTCGACAAGGCGGTAGCAGGGGACTTCCCGGTGACGCCGAACAAACCTCTTAACCTGATTTTGGGCTCGGTGCTCGGACTGGCGTTTGGTCTGGGTATTGCGTTTGCGCTGGAGTTCATGGACACCAGTGTGAAGACGATCGATGACGTTGAGCGCTATCTCAACGTGCCTGTGTTGGCAGTGATTCCGAAGGACGTGGGTGTGCTGCACCGCGAAGGGGGAATGAGCCCGGATGCGGAGGCATACCGGATCTTGCGGACCAATATTGAGTTCAACCGTCGCTCGGCGGACGCGAACTCGATCACGATGGTTTCAGGAGGCGCGGGTGAGGGCAAATCGACCACGCTGGTGAACCTGGCTTATGTGTGTGCCCAGGGCGGGTACAATACATTGATCATCGATGGTGACTTGCGCCGCCCGACTTTGCACGGGCACTTTGACACCTCGAACTCGGTGGGGCTGACCAACTATCTGACGACCAACATGCCGTTGGAAGAGGTGATCCTTCAGACGCCGATCGAGAACTTGTACTTCATGCCGAGTGGAATCCTGCCGGCGGATGCTGCTGGAATTTTGAACTCACGCCGCATGTCCGAGTTGATCCAGGATGTGAAGAGCCGCTTCGATTTGGTCTTGGTTGACTCGCCACCGATTCTTGGTGTGAGTGACGCGTCGGTGCTTTGTTCCGAGGTGGATATGACGGTGGTGGTGATCCAACACCGCAAGTTGCCGCGCAACATGCTGCAGCGGGTGAAGAAGGCTGTGGAGTCGGTTGGTGGGACCTTGCTCGGTGTGGTGCTCAACAACGTGGATGTACGCTCGGATAGTCAGTATCAGTACTACACCAGCTACTACACATACTATGCGAGTGGCGACGACCAGGCGGCGAAGCCGAAGAAGCGAGGGAAGAAGGAAGTTTCCTCGTCTGTCGGTGGTGGCGATGTTAAGCTCGGCGACGACGTGTACTAATTGGCGGGATCGATTGATCCGCTGGAACCCTTTTGATGAAATTTGATATGAAGAAGAGGACGTGGATGATGGCGGCCATCGCGATGCTGGTCACTGTGATGGGAGCATTTGCGCAGGCGCCGACGGTGCGGGTTGGTGATGCGGTGACCATCACGATCCGGGGGGTGCCCGAGACCGAGAGCGCACGGGTGAGCGGTGTTTACAAAGTGGACCAGAACGGTGAGCTCGTTGGGTTGCCTTATCTTGACGGGCATCGCATCAATGCGGCGGGGATGACGGAAGGTCAGCTCTCGCGCAAGATTGCCAACGCCTACCGGAGTGCCCAGATTTACACCAAGGCAACCATTACCGCATTGGTGGACCAGCCGAAGCAGGTGCGTACGGTGACGGTCGGTGGCAAGGTGACCAACCCTGGACCGGTGGCGTACAGTGAGGGGATGACTTTGTACGAGGCGGTGATGGCAGCCAAGGGGCCGACCCGCTTCGGCAGTATGAAGAAGGTGGTGCTGATGCGCGGAGGTGGTAAGACGGTGTTCAACCTTGAGAACGATCAAGCCAAGCAGGTCACCGTCCTTCCGGGAGATACCATTTTGATCGAGAAGAAAGGGGC from Sulfuriroseicoccus oceanibius includes:
- a CDS encoding outer membrane beta-barrel protein; its protein translation is MKKNTLVIPSLVALAATASSASAQGLLDVSPTSGETGSLPLTFTAGVETGWDSNVNNSSNNEVDSLFTAGNLGMEYSSVTERTSVALGVKGGVFYYFDQAPGIDDTLYNARVNFAFSHAVSDRLRISNRSYYSYEFEPDYVIGESLSRRADQYNYGYTSFNVGYSLTERVYSSTDLTVSGITYDQSLVSFSEDRLTYGVGESLRYAVDENFGLDATYRWSLTDYDNGAETQSHYALVGFDYAADENTDIVARVGAQFRLSDDYGDKTSPYFEGALTHDVSEVTTFSWLHRLGYEESDLNALTTSRYAYRTSASLSRSLTEKLTGSTGLVYSYADFDGAASRTDNLVSARFGVNYALTQAFTVGANYSFNMVDSDDALRDYDRHRVSLNLGATF
- a CDS encoding GumC family protein yields the protein MANPPYFNPNRFQQNSQESGPQVGDYWQVIRNRYEVILLSLLLVLITAGFITVMMEEKYESTVVVQLTDISQMGGDLTNTLTEGQKMFASRNFIANQFERMTSQQVLQRVVRDEDLVQKWALTDENQAIAKLRDSVETENRRGTDIVEIRVRDTDADLAAQIANSLYRAYAEALDDEVNLINAQSTGDLDAQLDEQSEKVSEARIKMHNAMRELKVIDVGKGFYYSDEVVTPEDRIIQTGQERLATLEYEISGMKSQLEGLQGLEGTDLIRKAAMLGIEDQTIQRYYPMFNDLLLEEQQALESGLGANHPTVRAIRTQLDSLRGLLMEAVSDVRGALEIQITQLEKRLAEAEESEDEKVEEYIAGALDNAEYEHYREEYRTEKELLKALTMSTYTKKIEENKALRPVSVLDKAVAGDFPVTPNKPLNLILGSVLGLAFGLGIAFALEFMDTSVKTIDDVERYLNVPVLAVIPKDVGVLHREGGMSPDAEAYRILRTNIEFNRRSADANSITMVSGGAGEGKSTTLVNLAYVCAQGGYNTLIIDGDLRRPTLHGHFDTSNSVGLTNYLTTNMPLEEVILQTPIENLYFMPSGILPADAAGILNSRRMSELIQDVKSRFDLVLVDSPPILGVSDASVLCSEVDMTVVVIQHRKLPRNMLQRVKKAVESVGGTLLGVVLNNVDVRSDSQYQYYTSYYTYYASGDDQAAKPKKRGKKEVSSSVGGGDVKLGDDVY
- a CDS encoding polysaccharide biosynthesis/export family protein, which translates into the protein MKKRTWMMAAIAMLVTVMGAFAQAPTVRVGDAVTITIRGVPETESARVSGVYKVDQNGELVGLPYLDGHRINAAGMTEGQLSRKIANAYRSAQIYTKATITALVDQPKQVRTVTVGGKVTNPGPVAYSEGMTLYEAVMAAKGPTRFGSMKKVVLMRGGGKTVFNLENDQAKQVTVLPGDTILIEKKGAFEL